ATGCTCGTTCAAGACGCCTTCTTCCAACACTTCGAATTTATCTCCGTGCACTTTCTCGATATGCATCTCGCCCCAATGACACAAGGAATCCAAAATGTCTTGCAAGCTCCAGCCGTATTCGCTTAGTTCGTATTCGACTTTTGGCGGAACTTGGTTGTAAACGATTCGGTTGATGACTCCGTCGGTTTCCAGTTCACGCAATTGCTGCGTCAGCATCTTCTGTGTGATGTTTGGCATCAAACGCCGCAGCTCACTCGTTCTTTTCGTGCCATGCGTCAAATGGCAAAGAATCACCGTTTTCCACTTGCCGCCGATCACTTCCAACGTGGCTTCCACTGATATATTATATTTTTTCCCCATTTGCTTTCCCTCCAATAGGCACTAAAAAGTACCTACAGCACTTTAAAGTACGTACTTCCGTTTCATATTCTCAGCCCCCATACTAGCATTTATCGAACGAAATAGATCGATAAAAACATTATTGGAGGAGAAAAAAATGTCTACAACACAAAAACGAAGCAATTTCGCCCTATTGGCCTTGGCGCTAAGTGCCTTCGCCATCGGAACTACCGAATTCATCAGTGTCGGCTTGCTGCCATTGATCGCTGAAGATTTAGGGATTTCCGTCAGTACAGCTGGATTGACTGTCTCATTATACGCACTCGGCGTCATGGTCGGCGCCCCAGTGCTGACGTCGCTAAGCGCAAACATGCCCCGCAAGTCGTTGTTGCTGTGGATCATGGTTGTCTTTATTATCGGCAACCTGATCGCAGCGACGGCTTCGACGGTTGGTGTGTTGCTCGCTGCACGCATTATTTCCGCATTGGCGCATGGTGTCTTTATGGCCATTGGCGCTACGATTGCAGCGGATTTGGTGCCGGAAAATAAACGGGCCAGCGCCATTGCCATGATGTTCACCGGCTTGACGGTGGCGACGGTAACCGGCGTTCCCATTGGCACTTTCCTTGGCCAACAATTCGGCTGGCGCTTCGCGTTCATGGCGATCGTCGCCTTAGGTCTCTCCGCATTAATCGGCAATGCTTTGCTCGTACCGAGTGATTTGAGAAAAGCAGCGCGCACTACATTTCGTGATCAAGTCAAACTAGTTACCAATGGGCGTTTGCTATTGGTCTTTGCCATTACGGCGCTTGGCTATGGCGGCACGTTTGTTGTCTTTACCTATCTGTCTCCTTTGCTTCAAGAAATCACCGGCTTTGCTGCTGGGACCGTTACGATCATTCTCTTTGGGTACGGCATCGCCATTGCAGCGGGCAATACGATTGGCGGAAAACTGGCTAATCACAACCCGATTCGGGCATTGTTCTATATGTTCCTAATTCAAGCTGTTATCTTGCTGGTTTTGACGTTTACGATTCCATTCAAAATCGCCGGCTTGATCACCATTCTCTTAATGGGGTTATTCGCATTTATGAACGTTCCCGGCCTTCAAGTGTATGCGGTCATGCTAGCTGAGCGATATGTGCCGAGTGCCGTGGATACGGCGTCTGCCATCAATATCGCCGCCTTCAATGCCGGCATAGCCATTGGAGCGGTGCTTGGCGGCTCTGTGGCCGATACGATTGGGCTGATTCATACGCCTTGGATTGGCGCTATTATGGTCTTTGGTGCTGTCTTGCTGAGTGCCTGGAGCCGTCGTTTGGAACAAGGTCCAGAGCGCAAACATTCTGTAAATGCTCAAAATCCCCAATCGGCTAACTAAAATTGGGTTCCTCGCCATCCAAAAACCCCATCCTGGAATTGATTCCGGAATGGGGTTTTTCGCTATTCTATAAACTACTATTTAAACTGGTTGCTGCGTTTCATATCGCGAATAGCTTGGATCGACAACCTGACCAGCAAAATGACGCATAAGAATAGCCCTCCGTACGCCGCGGTATTTAGGTAAATTGCATAGACGGTGTCGATAAATTGCGCGATAGCCAGTAATGCGGCCGATATGAAGCCAAATGTAATTCCTGACATCAATAAGACGAACCTGGAGAATAATTGCATGACAAATCCTGAATTGTGCTTATCGGAAAACACATCGTGATGCAAAATGATTTTTCCGCCTTCTAAGCGCCGAACCAATTGGTCGATGCGTTTAGGCAATTTGGCAACTTCCGGCAAGATCAGCACCAGTTCCTCTTCCAGACGTTCTTTTGTAGCGCGTGGTTGCTTGAACGGTTTTTTCAACACCGTGGTCTTGTATTCTTTCGCGAAGCTTTTCGCTTCCGTGAACATATCGAAATTCGGATCAATGGTGTGCAGAGTGCTGTCGAGGCTAATCAATGACCTGAGCGCGATCCCCACAGACGGATAAAACGCCAAACCGAATTCACGAATAACGTCGAATAAAGAATGAATCAATTCGGCTGTGGGGATCCGATCGACATAGGAGATTTTCAGCAAAATTTCTCCAATGGCCTGTTCAAATCGAACGCCATCCAGTTTATCGCTGTTTTCCACAAGTTTGCGGACCGCATCATGAACGATGCCAGCGTCATTTTGCTGGATGCCAATGATAAAATGATTCAACGCTTCCTGTTGAGACGCCGTCAAGCGCCCGACAGAACCAAAATCAAGCAAAATCGGCTTGCCATCCGTTTCATCGATGAATATATTCCCTGGATGCGGGTCAGCGTGGAAAATACCTGAAAACAGCATCTGTTCTAGGAATGAAAATAGTACCGTGCGGCCGAATTGCTTAGGCTCGACATCAAAATGGCGGAATACAGCCTCGCCCTTCGAAATGCTTTTACCCTGGAAATACTGCATGACGATAATCGTTGAGTTGCTATATTCCCGGTAGACTTTGGGGATTTTCACGTGGTTTTTGCTGTCTTCTAAAGCATTGCTGACTTGGATCATATTGCGCATTTCGATTTCAAAATCAATTTCTTCACGCAAGCCATTGGCGAATCCAATCGCCAATTCGAGGAATCCGATATTCTGAGCCCAAGTTGATTTACTGGAAACCCATTCCGCAAATTCCAAGAGAATGTCCAAATCGTCTCGCATAATGGCACTCACTTCGGGGCGCTGCATTTTAATGATAACTTCTTCGTTGGTTTTCCTTAGCACGCCACGGTGGATTTGGCCAATCGACGCCGAAGCGAGCGGTTCTTTGTCGAGCTTTGAAAATACTTCTTCGATGGGTTGTTCCATAGATTTCCCAAGAATTTGAGTTACTTGTTCTTTTGGCAAAGGTTTTACATGTTGTTGTAGCTGACTAAGCTCTTCGATGAAAACAGGCGCAAACAAATCCGTCCGCGTCGACAGCACTTGCCCGAACTTGACGAACACGCCGCCACTTTCTTCTAACGTTCTGCGAAAAGCAACTGCCAGTTCCCGGTTATTCTCACGATGCCGTGCATATTTCAAGGTACTCGAAATGCCGTTTTTCACAGCGATCTCCAGCACTTTGCTCAAGCGCTTCTGACGTCTCCAGCGGTTGCGCAGCCGTTTCCATATAAATTTCCGGTTTGTGATGCGTTCTCCGCGGTCTCCAAGTTCAATCGGGTCGAATAATTCCAGTATTAAGTAAAAAAGCATCGAAATCATCAACATGCTGCCAATCCAAATGATGGTGCTCGTATCGGTCAACATCGTCGAAAAAGCACCATCCATGAATTCGGTATAGCGTAAATAGGAATACCAATAAACGAATGTCGTCAAGACAATGCCAAGTACAACAGATAATATGCGTTTGATGAAATTCACTTTCGCGCCCATCAGCCGGCCGCTGACAAAATAAATGAATAAGGCAATAACCAGTATTTCAGCAATCACTCGAATATAAATGAGCATTTGTGTAACTCCTTTCTCTGCACCGTGGATCCTAGCATCTATGATAGATTCAGATTTGATGAGATAAAATCACAGCCCT
This is a stretch of genomic DNA from Planococcus maritimus. It encodes these proteins:
- a CDS encoding winged helix-turn-helix transcriptional regulator, which encodes MGKKYNISVEATLEVIGGKWKTVILCHLTHGTKRTSELRRLMPNITQKMLTQQLRELETDGVINRIVYNQVPPKVEYELSEYGWSLQDILDSLCHWGEMHIEKVHGDKFEVLEEGVLNEHLK
- a CDS encoding ABC1 kinase family protein, translated to MLIYIRVIAEILVIALFIYFVSGRLMGAKVNFIKRILSVVLGIVLTTFVYWYSYLRYTEFMDGAFSTMLTDTSTIIWIGSMLMISMLFYLILELFDPIELGDRGERITNRKFIWKRLRNRWRRQKRLSKVLEIAVKNGISSTLKYARHRENNRELAVAFRRTLEESGGVFVKFGQVLSTRTDLFAPVFIEELSQLQQHVKPLPKEQVTQILGKSMEQPIEEVFSKLDKEPLASASIGQIHRGVLRKTNEEVIIKMQRPEVSAIMRDDLDILLEFAEWVSSKSTWAQNIGFLELAIGFANGLREEIDFEIEMRNMIQVSNALEDSKNHVKIPKVYREYSNSTIIVMQYFQGKSISKGEAVFRHFDVEPKQFGRTVLFSFLEQMLFSGIFHADPHPGNIFIDETDGKPILLDFGSVGRLTASQQEALNHFIIGIQQNDAGIVHDAVRKLVENSDKLDGVRFEQAIGEILLKISYVDRIPTAELIHSLFDVIREFGLAFYPSVGIALRSLISLDSTLHTIDPNFDMFTEAKSFAKEYKTTVLKKPFKQPRATKERLEEELVLILPEVAKLPKRIDQLVRRLEGGKIILHHDVFSDKHNSGFVMQLFSRFVLLMSGITFGFISAALLAIAQFIDTVYAIYLNTAAYGGLFLCVILLVRLSIQAIRDMKRSNQFK
- a CDS encoding MFS transporter; the protein is MSTTQKRSNFALLALALSAFAIGTTEFISVGLLPLIAEDLGISVSTAGLTVSLYALGVMVGAPVLTSLSANMPRKSLLLWIMVVFIIGNLIAATASTVGVLLAARIISALAHGVFMAIGATIAADLVPENKRASAIAMMFTGLTVATVTGVPIGTFLGQQFGWRFAFMAIVALGLSALIGNALLVPSDLRKAARTTFRDQVKLVTNGRLLLVFAITALGYGGTFVVFTYLSPLLQEITGFAAGTVTIILFGYGIAIAAGNTIGGKLANHNPIRALFYMFLIQAVILLVLTFTIPFKIAGLITILLMGLFAFMNVPGLQVYAVMLAERYVPSAVDTASAINIAAFNAGIAIGAVLGGSVADTIGLIHTPWIGAIMVFGAVLLSAWSRRLEQGPERKHSVNAQNPQSAN